GCTCGGCCGGCGAATCCTGCAGCGACTCCCCCTGGCAGATGGGGCAGCGCAACTGGGAAGCCACCGCGGCGGTCTGCGCTTCGAGCGCCGAATCGGCGGGGCTGGGCAGGGGGGCCGCGGTGGTGGTCGTGTCCACCGGCACCTGCTGCGCGGGCAGCGGCGGCGTGGCGCAGAGCACGCCCGCGCAGAGCGCGAATGCGGCGAAGCGCTTCATGGCGTGGCCCCCGTAGGACCGGGCTTGGCGGCCGGGGCGGCCGCCGGGGGCGCGGCCGACGCCGGCAGGGCCGCGATCAGCGAGTCCACTTCACGCGTGAGGATCTCGTCCGTGACCGGGCCTGTCTGCTTGAACGCTACGCGCCCCGATCCGTCGATGAAGTACGTCTCGGGCACTCCATACAGCCCGTAGTTGATGGCCGTGTGGGCATTGGCATCGTTGACCGACGGATACTCCTGGCCGCCCATTTCCTGGATCCAACTGATGGCCGGCGCCGGAAAGTCGTTGTAGAGCACGCCGAGGAAGTGCACCGGACGCCCGGCGTAGCGCCGCGCGAATGCGCTCAGCGTGCGGTGCTCGTCGCGGCACGACAGGCACCAC
This genomic interval from Gemmatimonadaceae bacterium contains the following:
- a CDS encoding redoxin domain-containing protein, whose amino-acid sequence is MNWKRAAIASLTAVPVIALFAWGFGKDPNNIPSPLPGRMAPDFSLPVFAPGQPPMALPVGDTVRLSQLRGQVVVLNFWASWCLSCRDEHRTLSAFARRYAGRPVHFLGVLYNDFPAPAISWIQEMGGQEYPSVNDANAHTAINYGLYGVPETYFIDGSGRVAFKQTGPVTDEILTREVDSLIAALPASAAPPAAAPAAKPGPTGATP